A DNA window from Anastrepha ludens isolate Willacy chromosome 6, idAnaLude1.1, whole genome shotgun sequence contains the following coding sequences:
- the LOC128868063 gene encoding cytochrome b5, producing the protein MAAEGEVKLYTRKEIAEHNTNKDSWLIIHNNVYDVSPFLNEHPGGEEVLIDQGGKEATENFEDVGHSSDAREMMKKYKIGELVEAERTNVPKKSEPAWNSEQKTEDSSMRSWLLPLVLGLVATVLYRYFFKQ; encoded by the exons ATGGCTGCCGAAGGAGAAGTTAAGTTGTACACACGCAAGGAAATCGCAGAACACAACACTAACAAAGACTCCTGGCTAATCATCCACAATAACGTGTACGATGTATCTCCTTTTTTAAATGAG cATCCCGGTGGCGAAGAAGTTTTAATCGATCAAGGCGGCAAGGAAGCTACAGAGAATTTCGAAGATGTCGGTCATAGCTCTGATGCGCGGGAAATGatgaagaaatacaaaattggtGAACTCGTTGAAGCCGAACGTACGAATGTGCCTAAAAAATCCGAACCTGCATGGAATTCCGAACAAAAAACAGAGGATTCGTCTATGCGATCATGGTTGCTACCATTGGTACTTGGATTAGTGGCTACAGTTTTATACAGATACTTCTTTAAGCAGTAA